One Falco peregrinus isolate bFalPer1 chromosome 6, bFalPer1.pri, whole genome shotgun sequence DNA segment encodes these proteins:
- the TSPAN9 gene encoding tetraspanin-9 isoform X2 produces MARGCLCCLKYMMFLFNLIFWLCGCGLLGVGIWLSVSQGNFATFSPSFPSLSAANLVIAIGTVVMVTGFLGCLGAIKENKCLLLSFFIVLLIILLAELILLILFFVYMDKVSESAKKDLKEGMKLYNSENNVGLKNAWNIIQAEMKCCGVNDFTDWYPVLGENTVPDRCCTENSQDCGRNSTELVWKTGCYERVMTWFDENKHVLGSIGMCILIMQILGMAFSMTLFQQIHRTGKKYDA; encoded by the exons TTATGTGGCTGTGGGCTGCTGGGCGTGGGCATCTGGCTGTCAGTGTCACAAGGAAACTTCGCCACGTTTTCTCCTAGCTTTCCATCACTTTCAGCTGCCAACCTAGTCATCGCCATTGGCACAGTCGTCATGGTCaccggctttctgggctgcctAGGTGCTATCAAGGAAAACAAGTGCCTCCTGTTGAGT TTTTTCATCGTTTTGCTGATAATTCTCCTGGCAGAGCTGATATTActcattttgttctttgtttatATGGACAAG GTCAGTGAGAGTGCAAAGAAGGATTTGAAGGAAGGTATGAAGCTGtacaattcagaaaataatgttGGACTGAAAAATGCATGGAATATCATTCAAGCAGAG ATGAAATGCTGTGGTGTGAATGACTTCACGGATTGGTACCCAGTGCTGGGAGAAAACACTGTCCCAGACCGATGTTGTACAGAAAACTCCCAAGACTGTGGACGGAACTCTACCGAACTAGTGTGGAAAACA GGATGTTATGAGAGAGTTATGACCTGGTTTGATGAGAACAAGCATGTCCTTGGTTCGATTGGGATGTGCATCCTCATAATGCAG ATTCTTGGCATGGCCTTCTCCATGACGCTCTTCCAGCAGATTCACAGGACTGGCAAAAAATATGATGCCTAA